In the genome of Pelodiscus sinensis isolate JC-2024 chromosome 3, ASM4963464v1, whole genome shotgun sequence, one region contains:
- the ANKEF1 gene encoding ankyrin repeat and EF-hand domain-containing protein 1 isoform X1, producing the protein MSLTDKRLENLQIYKVLQCVRQKDKRQIEKLTKLGFPELINFTEPVNGDSALHLACIANDINMCSFLLEQGAHPDVQDRMGCTPAMKAADLGHELALDKLVKAEADMTIVDNEGKGILFYCILPTKRHCRCFQIALEYGADVNNCTTDGKPVFLQACEQAHEIKETCMKFLERGANPNAINPATGRTALMEAAREGVIEVVRGILERGGDVNIFDNERHNAAHFAAKGGFFEILRIISAYNGDVGLIAMNGNTPLHYAAAGGFADCCKFIGQRGCDPKWKNLLTKTPRMIAKEGGFKAASKELRKIERFHAKVSKPGAKDDDPRWAMRLHDWSLEHQTALREAFEIVDRGDGTVTKDDFASIIQEKCDFVDAEQIQTVAQAHDKSRAGGVNIEEFFKGSKYLQKAYLISSFGPKKKKGKKGKGKKGKFSIPMPICVLPESLCPRRTDGGPPMYMIETYQNVTDSSRFNRDHPPEHPLQDDSAWYIDEPEKTYTKIIYLSKEGDIVSLKKAFEEGVPVDIRDVYYKTPLMAACGSGNMDAVKFLLEKGADVNATDNFKWTPLHHACHAGQQDIAELLVNSGAVIDAVTINYATPLMRAIESCRLDSVQYLIDSGAKVQMENRKGQNTLDIAKAYADFRLIDLLQEKLDRLPKPPEAKGDKEKKGKKPAKPKPAAKPKRAEAEAVKEEPPPPVVEKSIFEEKKESHKDNVAHLNSLITSGATKKVDITFTPRKSWSPEATTANLIRKRELRRERFTYEVDFDDFMMPFKKNFMEKARALEMAL; encoded by the exons ATGTCTTTGACGGACAAAAGACTTGAAAACTTGCAGATCTACAAAGTTCTCCAATGTGTTCGCCAGAAGGACAAGCGGCAGATAGAGAAACTGACCAAGCTTGGATTCCCAGAACTCATTAATTTCACCGAGCCGGTCAACGGAGACAGCGCCCTGCATTTGGCATGCATCGCAAATGACATTAATATGTGCAGCTTCCTGCTGGAGCAAGGAGCTCACCCTGACGTCCAAGACCGAATGGGGTGCACTCCTGCCATGAAAGCAGCTGACCTGGGCCATGAGTTAGCCTTGGATAAACTAGTAAAGGCCGAGGCAGACATGACCATAGTTGATAATGAAGGAAAAG GCATtttgttttactgtattttacCCACGAAACGGCACTGCCGCTGCTTTCAGATTGCGTTAGAATACGGCGCGGATGTTAACAACTGTACTACTGATGGGAAGCCAGTATTCCTGCAAGCTTGTGAACAAGCCCATGAGATTAAAGAAACGTGTATGAAATTTTTGGAAAGAGGAGCAAACCCCAATGCAATAAACCCA GCTACAGGTCGGACTGCCTTAATGGAAGCGGCAAGAGAAGGCGTGATAGAGGTTGTGCGTGGCATTCTTGAGAGAGGAGGAGATGTTAACATATTCGACAATGAAAGACACAATGCTGCACATTTCGCTGCCAAAGGAGGCTTTTTTGAG ATCCTCAGGATAATCTCAGCTTATAATGGAGATGTGGGGCTTATTGCTATGAATGGGAACACGCCACTTCATTacgctgctgctgggggttttGCGGATTGCTGCAAATTTATAGGGCAAAGAG GTTGCGATCCGAAATGGAAGAACCTGCTCACAAAGACCCCAAGGATGATCGCCAAAGAAGGTGGTTTTAAAGCAGCCTCAAAGGAACTGCGCAAAATTGAACGATTCCATGCTAAAGTCTCCAAACCTGGTGCGAAGGATGATGATCCACGCTGGGCGATGAGGTTGCATGACTGGTCCTTAGAACATCAGACAGCCCTTCGCGAGGCATTTGAGATAGTGGACAGGGGTGACGGAACAGTAACCAAAGATGACTTTGCATCCATTATTCAGGAGAAGTGTGATTTTGTAGATGCTGAACAAATACAAACGGTTGCCCAGGCGCATGATAAGTCTCGCGCTGGGGGGGTTAACATTGAAGAGTTTTTTAAAGGTTCCAAATACTTGCAAAAAGCCTATCTCATTTCATCGTTTGGACCCAAAAAGAAGAAAGGCAAGAAAGGAAAAGGCAAGAAAGGCAAGTTCTCCATACCCATGCCTATCTGTGTCCTTCCAGAGAGCTTGTGCCCACGTCGAACAGACGGAGGGCCCCCTATGTACATGATTGAGACCTATCAGAATGTTACCGACAGTAGCCGTTTTAATCGGGATCACCCCCCTGAACATCCTTTGCAGGACGACTCTGCATGGTACATTGATGAGCCCGAGAAAACGTACACCAAAATTATCTATCTTAGTAAAGAAGGAGACATAGTGTCACTGAAGAAAGCCTTTGAAGAGGGGGTACCAGTGGACATTAGAGATGTATATTATAAAACTCCATTGATGGCTGCATGTGGAAGTGGGAATATGGACGCTGTGAAATTCCTTTTAGAGAAGGG GGCTGATGTAAACGCAACTGACAATTTCAAGTGGACTCCTCTGCACCATGCGTGCCACGCAGGTCAACAGGACATTGCAGAACTGCTGGTGAACTCTGGAGCAGTCATAGATGCAGTGACAATCAACTATGCCACCCCACTGATGAGAGCTATTGAGAGTTGTAGACTGGACTCCGTGCAGTATTTAATCGATTCTGGGGCGAAAGTCCAGATGGAAAACAGAAAAG GTCAAAATACTTTGGACATTGCAAAGGCGTATGCTGACTTTAGACTCATTGACCTGCTTCAAGAAAAACTGGACCGTTTGCCAAAGCCACCAGAAGCCAAAGGGGATAAagagaagaaagggaagaaacCTGCCAAGCCTAAACCAGCCGCTAAGCCCAAGCGTGCGGAGGCTGAAGCTGTGAAAGAAGAG CCACCTCCACCAGTTGTAGAAAAATCAATTTTTGAAGAAAAGAAAGAATCCCATAAGGACAATGTCGCGCATCTGAATTCTCTGATAACCAGTGGAGCCACTAAGAAAGTTGATATTACATTCACACCAAGAAAA AGTTGGAGCCCAGAAGCTACAACAGCCAATCTAATAAGAAAGCGGGAATTGCGTCGTGAACGCTTTACTTATGAGGTGGATTTTGATGACTTCATGATGCCATTTAAGAAGAATTTCATGGAAAAAGCCCGTGCATTAGAAATGGCTTTGTAA
- the ANKEF1 gene encoding ankyrin repeat and EF-hand domain-containing protein 1 isoform X2, with protein MEAAREGVIEVVRGILERGGDVNIFDNERHNAAHFAAKGGFFEILRIISAYNGDVGLIAMNGNTPLHYAAAGGFADCCKFIGQRGCDPKWKNLLTKTPRMIAKEGGFKAASKELRKIERFHAKVSKPGAKDDDPRWAMRLHDWSLEHQTALREAFEIVDRGDGTVTKDDFASIIQEKCDFVDAEQIQTVAQAHDKSRAGGVNIEEFFKGSKYLQKAYLISSFGPKKKKGKKGKGKKGKFSIPMPICVLPESLCPRRTDGGPPMYMIETYQNVTDSSRFNRDHPPEHPLQDDSAWYIDEPEKTYTKIIYLSKEGDIVSLKKAFEEGVPVDIRDVYYKTPLMAACGSGNMDAVKFLLEKGADVNATDNFKWTPLHHACHAGQQDIAELLVNSGAVIDAVTINYATPLMRAIESCRLDSVQYLIDSGAKVQMENRKGQNTLDIAKAYADFRLIDLLQEKLDRLPKPPEAKGDKEKKGKKPAKPKPAAKPKRAEAEAVKEEPPPPVVEKSIFEEKKESHKDNVAHLNSLITSGATKKVDITFTPRKSWSPEATTANLIRKRELRRERFTYEVDFDDFMMPFKKNFMEKARALEMAL; from the exons ATGGAAGCGGCAAGAGAAGGCGTGATAGAGGTTGTGCGTGGCATTCTTGAGAGAGGAGGAGATGTTAACATATTCGACAATGAAAGACACAATGCTGCACATTTCGCTGCCAAAGGAGGCTTTTTTGAG ATCCTCAGGATAATCTCAGCTTATAATGGAGATGTGGGGCTTATTGCTATGAATGGGAACACGCCACTTCATTacgctgctgctgggggttttGCGGATTGCTGCAAATTTATAGGGCAAAGAG GTTGCGATCCGAAATGGAAGAACCTGCTCACAAAGACCCCAAGGATGATCGCCAAAGAAGGTGGTTTTAAAGCAGCCTCAAAGGAACTGCGCAAAATTGAACGATTCCATGCTAAAGTCTCCAAACCTGGTGCGAAGGATGATGATCCACGCTGGGCGATGAGGTTGCATGACTGGTCCTTAGAACATCAGACAGCCCTTCGCGAGGCATTTGAGATAGTGGACAGGGGTGACGGAACAGTAACCAAAGATGACTTTGCATCCATTATTCAGGAGAAGTGTGATTTTGTAGATGCTGAACAAATACAAACGGTTGCCCAGGCGCATGATAAGTCTCGCGCTGGGGGGGTTAACATTGAAGAGTTTTTTAAAGGTTCCAAATACTTGCAAAAAGCCTATCTCATTTCATCGTTTGGACCCAAAAAGAAGAAAGGCAAGAAAGGAAAAGGCAAGAAAGGCAAGTTCTCCATACCCATGCCTATCTGTGTCCTTCCAGAGAGCTTGTGCCCACGTCGAACAGACGGAGGGCCCCCTATGTACATGATTGAGACCTATCAGAATGTTACCGACAGTAGCCGTTTTAATCGGGATCACCCCCCTGAACATCCTTTGCAGGACGACTCTGCATGGTACATTGATGAGCCCGAGAAAACGTACACCAAAATTATCTATCTTAGTAAAGAAGGAGACATAGTGTCACTGAAGAAAGCCTTTGAAGAGGGGGTACCAGTGGACATTAGAGATGTATATTATAAAACTCCATTGATGGCTGCATGTGGAAGTGGGAATATGGACGCTGTGAAATTCCTTTTAGAGAAGGG GGCTGATGTAAACGCAACTGACAATTTCAAGTGGACTCCTCTGCACCATGCGTGCCACGCAGGTCAACAGGACATTGCAGAACTGCTGGTGAACTCTGGAGCAGTCATAGATGCAGTGACAATCAACTATGCCACCCCACTGATGAGAGCTATTGAGAGTTGTAGACTGGACTCCGTGCAGTATTTAATCGATTCTGGGGCGAAAGTCCAGATGGAAAACAGAAAAG GTCAAAATACTTTGGACATTGCAAAGGCGTATGCTGACTTTAGACTCATTGACCTGCTTCAAGAAAAACTGGACCGTTTGCCAAAGCCACCAGAAGCCAAAGGGGATAAagagaagaaagggaagaaacCTGCCAAGCCTAAACCAGCCGCTAAGCCCAAGCGTGCGGAGGCTGAAGCTGTGAAAGAAGAG CCACCTCCACCAGTTGTAGAAAAATCAATTTTTGAAGAAAAGAAAGAATCCCATAAGGACAATGTCGCGCATCTGAATTCTCTGATAACCAGTGGAGCCACTAAGAAAGTTGATATTACATTCACACCAAGAAAA AGTTGGAGCCCAGAAGCTACAACAGCCAATCTAATAAGAAAGCGGGAATTGCGTCGTGAACGCTTTACTTATGAGGTGGATTTTGATGACTTCATGATGCCATTTAAGAAGAATTTCATGGAAAAAGCCCGTGCATTAGAAATGGCTTTGTAA